GCCATAAGAGCGGAATCAAGACGATTATCTGGACCGACTGGCTTCAGACGTTGCTCTTCATCACTGCATTGGTGCTGATCGTCTGGCAGCTCTCCTCAAGCATGGAGATGAACCTGGCGGAAATTGTCACCACCATACGAGAAAGCCCTCACTCCCGCATCTTTGTCTTTGACGACTGGCACAGCACCCAGCATTTCCTCAAGCAGTTCTTCAGCGGCATGTTTATCACCATCGTAATGACAGGACTCGACCAGGACCAGATGCAGAAGAACCTGACAATCCGAACCTTGCGGGATGCTCAGAAGAATGTGGTCTCTTACGGCCTGGCCTTCGCTCCCATCAACTTCCTGTTCCTTTCCCTTGGAGTGTTGTTGCTGGCTTATGCCGGACAGAATGGCATCCCTCTGCCGGAGGTCTCTGACAACATCCTGCCATTGATAGCCAGCGAGCACCTTGGTCCAGTAGTGTTGGGTATCTTCGTAGTGGGCATCGTCGCTGCTGCCTTTTCCAGTGCCGATTCGGCACTGACGGCACTCACCACCTCTTTCTGTGTCGACATACTCGGCATAAAATCCATCGCAAAAGATATCAAACAGGAGGAACGTGAAGTGCGTATCCGGCGACGAGTACACCTGGGCATCAGTGCCGTTTTCATCCTGATCATCCTGCTGATTGAAGCCATCGGTTCCGACAGCATCATCAACGCCATTTACAAGTTGGCATCATATACATATGGACCTCTGCTAGGGCTCTATGTGGCAGGTCTCTACACGAAGGTAAATCCTGCTGACAGATACGTTCCTTTTGTTGCGATTGCTGCTCCGCTGATTTGCTTCCTAATTGAACTGGCTATATTTCAATTTTTTGCTTACCGGGTGGGGTATGAACTGTTGCTCATGAACGGGATGTTGACCGCATTGGGACTCTGGGCTATCTCACAAAACAACAAAAATAAACTTGCTTAGACTATGAATATTCAAACGGCAGAATTCATCATCAGCAACACCGATCACCACCAATGCCCGCAGGACGGGAAACCGGAATATGCCTTTATTGGTCGTTCCAATGTTGGTAAGTCGTCACTGATAAACATGCTCACCAACCGAAAAGGATTGGCCATGACCTCTTCCACTCCGGGAAAGACCATGTTGATCAATCACTTTCTGATCAACGGTGAGTGGTATCTGGTGGACCTTCCCGGTTACGGGTACGCGCGTCGTGGCAAGGAGGGTCGGGAGAAACTACGGGTCATCATTGAAGATTATATTCTCGAAAGGGAGGTGCTGTCCAATCTCTTTGTACTGGTGGACTCGCGACATGAACCACAGCAGATTGATCTGGAATTCATGGAGTGGCTGGGTGAGAATGGCATCCCCTTTGCAATTGTTTTCACCAAGGCGGACAAGCAGGGAAGTGGCAAACTGCAGATGAATGTGAACGCATACAAAGAAAAGATGTTGGAGAGCTGGGAGGAGCTACCCCCCATCTTCGTTACCTCCTCCGAGAAAGCACAGGGTAGGGAGCTGTTGCTGGATTACATCAATGATATTAACCGTTCCCTTAGAGGAAAAGATTAACGGATTGTTCCTCCCGCAATATCAAGTAGTTCGTTTGTGATAGATTGCTGACGTACCTTGTTGTATTCAAGTTTTAACTCATCTATAAGGTTGTCAGCATTGTCGTTGGCAATCTGCATGGCAGTCATACGGGCTGCATGCTCAGAGGTGACCGAGTCGATGTGCATGGTATAGAGCTTCATCTGGATCACTTTGGGAAGTAGTTGCTCCAGGAGGCTGATCTTGTCAGGTTCCACAATGTATTCCTGCTCAGAACCCTCACTCCCGGCACATGGAAGTGCTACCGGTAAAAAGATCTCTTGCCGAACCTCTTGTGTTCCCTTGCTGACGAAGTGGTGGTAAATCAGTTCTACCCGGTCGATCTTACCGGTGATGAACAATTGCATCAACTCCATAGCAATCAGCCGCGTAGCCTTATAGGAGGGTTTGGCAGCGAGTGCTTCATAATCACCGGCCGGTACCATTCCCAATTTTTCTACTGATTTGGTAACCTTGTTCCCGATGGGATAGACCAGGATGTTTTCTTTCCCCAGATGCATGTAGCTCTCCATAACCGAAGAGAGCCTGGTTATGATGTTGTGGTTGAAACGACCTGCAAGCCCCGTGTTGGAGGAGAATACCACGATGGCTACCCGTTTGACATCGCGCTGTTGGGTGTAAGGCGATTGGAACTCCTTCTCCTCTTGCAGCAGATGTTGCAGCAAATGGTTCAGCTTCTGCTCATAAGGATAGAGTGTCGCGATGAGCTGCTGTGTCTTCAACAGCTTCGCGGAAGAGACCATCATCATGGCGGTGGTGATCTTCTTGGTGGAGCGGACCGATTGTAACCTGCTTTTAATTTCTTTCAGTAGTGCCATTGTCCTTTAGTATTGCATCGATTCGATGGTGTCTGATGCAGCCTGTTCGATGATTTTTCCAATCTCGTTGTTCATGATCCCCTCCTTAAGTCGGTTGAGCACATCATCCCGGTGTTTCAACTCCATGGTGGCAAGAAACAGCTTCTCAAATCGGTCTACCTCCAACAGGGGAACCTTTTTGAGCAGACCGTGTGTACCACAGTAAAGAACTGCAATCTGGTGTTCCACCCTCATTGGAGTGTGTACAGGCTGTATCAGTAGCTGTTCATTTTTTTGCCCCTTGTCGATTGTCATCATGGTGACCGCGTCCATATCACCACCAAACTTGGTGAAGGCAGCCAGTTCCTGGTACTGCGCCTGGTCGATCTTCAGTGAACCGGCCACTTTTTTCATTGCCTTCACCTGCGCGTTGCCCCCCACGCGGGAGACGGAGATGCCGACGTTGATGGCGGGACGGACCCCTCTGTTATAAAGATCAGCCTCCAAAAAGATCTGTCCATCGGTGATGGAGATCACATTGGTAGGGATGTAGGCGGAGACATCACCCGCCTGCGTCTCAATGATGGGTAGCGCGGTGAGGGAGCCACCACCCTTCACCCGTTCCTGCATGCATGAAGGAAGGTCGTTCATGTGCATCACCACATCCTGCTGTGAGATGATGCTCGCGGCACGTTCCAGCAAGCGGGAGTGAAGGTAGAAGATATCACCCGGATAGGCTTCACGTCCCGAGGGGCGACGTAGGATCAATGACACCTCCCGGTAAGCTACTGCTTGTTTGGAGAGATCATCGAAGACAACCAGGGCATGACGCCCTGTATCACGGAAATATTCACCCACGGCAGCACCGGCAAATGGTGCGATGTAACGCAATGCAGCCGTATCGGATCCGCTGGCTGCAATCACGATGGTATAATCCATGGCTCCATGTTCGGTGAGTGTTTTCACCAGGGAAGCCACCGTTGAACCTTTCTGACCAATCGCCACGTAAATACAGTAGACCGGATCTCCCTCCTCATAGTTCTTCCGCTGATTCAAAATGGTGTCAATGGCGATACTTGATTTGCCGGTCTGACGATCACCAATGATCAACTCACGTTGACCCCGTCCGATGGGTATCATTGCATCTACCGCTTTGATACCTGTTTGCAGTGGTTTGTTCACTGGCTGGCGGAAGATAACGCCAGGTGCTTTCCTTTCTAGCGGCATCTCCAACAGCTCACCCTTCAAGGCTCCTTTGCCATCGATCGGTTTACCTGTAGGTGAGATCACCCTTCCCAGCATACCTTCTCCCACGCGAATGGAGGCCACGTGGCCAGTACGTTTCACGATGTAACCCTCTTTTACATCGCTGGTGGCACCCAACAAGATGGCTCCCACGTTGTCCTCCTCCAGGTTCATGACGATGGCCTGCATGCCGTTGTCGAACAGCAACAGTTCATTAGACTCTGCATTGCGAAGCCCATATATGCGCACCACGCCATCACTGACGCTGATTACCTGGCCTGTCTCGTCGTACTTGATGTCGGTGTCGAGACCCTCCAGCTGCATCCGCAGAATATCCGATACCTCACTAATTTTGATTCCGTTGTTTGCCATGATCACTTTATTGTTTCATCTTGTTTCAATAGCCGCATCCAGTATCCTGAAACGGTTGCGGATGCGGGATAGTTCGCCTGCCACGCTGGCGTCCCAGCGGTCGTCGTCGAGGTAGAGGATGAAGCCTCCAATAATGGAGGGGTCGACTACAGGCTCCACCTCCAGACTGCCACCTACAATCTGACGGATGCGTTCGATGAACCGCTTCTCTGTCTCCTCATCGATCGGCAACGCGGTGACAAGCCTGCCGTACTGGATCTCAAAACGCTCACGATGGAGCTCTGCATATCGCAGAGCGAAATAGTGAATCAGATCCTCACGTTCATTTTCTAAAATAAGCCGTAACATCCGTTGCAGCGAGGGAGGTAACTCTCCCCCTCCGCAGGCGGTTTGCAGAAGGGACATCTTTTGCTTTTTCGTGTTCATCGTTCCTGCAAGGGCACGACGCAAAGTAGGCTGTTGGTTGAACATGGCGGCCAGGGTCTGCATCCTTCGATAGACCTCCACCTGCTCTCCTGAGTCGATGGCATGTTCCAGCAGCGCTTTCGCGTAACGGGAGGAGATGAGTCCGGTGTTCATTGTCGTCAGGATTTTGAGATGTCTACTTCATCCAGCAAGCGGTCTATCATCTTCATCTGCTCCTGCTCATCGCCCAGCTTCTCCCGTAGAATCCTTTCCGCCAACTCCACCGAGAGGGTAGAGACCTCACGGCGGATGGTGCGCAATGCCTCCTCCTGCTCTGCTTCAATCTTCTTGCGAGCCAAAGCCAACATCTTCTCCGATTCGGCAGCTGCCGCTGCGCGGGCTTCCTCAATCAGCTGTTCCTTGAGTCTGGTCGTCTCCTTGAGGATGGCATGCTGATCCCGACGTGCTTCAGCCAGCATCCGCTCGCCGGTCTGCACTACCTTCCCCAGTTCTTCCTGGGCTTCACGAGCTGCTACCAATGACGCTTCGATGTAGTTCTTCCTCTTCTCAACAGCCTTCAGGATCACCGGAAACCCATACCTGGCCAGTATCAGAAGGACGATTCCGAAAGAGATCATCATCCAGAAGAGCAGTCCCAGTTCGGGTGTCAATAACGACATAGGGCAGTCAGTTTAAAGGATGAAACCACACACTACGATGGCAAACAAAGCGACCCCCTCGATAAGGGCTGCCGAGATGATCATGGTGGTGCGGATGTCAGAGGCCGACTCCGGCTGACGTGCGATCCCCTCCAGGGCCGACTGTCCGATTCTGCCAATTCCAAAGGCTGCCGCAAATACGGCTACTCCGATTGCTACTGCCAATCCTAAAGTACTCAACGCTTCATGCTGTATCTGCAACATCACTGATAAAAGTTCCATACGATTCGTTTAATTGATTATTGGTTGTTATATTTCTTGTAATTATGTTATTCCTATTTGTGTGTCGGATGATTTGCCGTGCTATGTTCCCCGTTACGAACAATATGGGGCTCCACCCGTGCCAGTCCAATGAAGACGGCCGACAGCAGCGTGAAGACATAGGCTTGGATAAAGGCCACCAGCAGCTCCACAAAATCGATGAATACGGTGAACAACACCGATGCGGCTGTCATGGAAGCGTTGATGGTTGCTCCCAGGCTTACCGAGACAAAAATCAGGGAGGTGAGACCCAGCACGATGGCATGCCCCGCCATGATATTTGCAAAGAGACGAATCATCAAAGCAAAAGGCTTGGTGAAAAGGCCTACCACTTCGATGATTGGCATCAACGGAAAGGGAACCTTCAGCCATACCGGTACATCGGGCCAAAATATCTCTCGATAATACTCCTTCGATCCGGTGAAGTTGACCACCAAAAAGGTAGTAACGGCCATTACCAGGGTGACGGCAATGTTGCCGGTCACGTTGGCCCCTCCCGGTATAAGTGGGATCAGGCCCATCAGGTTGTTGATCAGGATGAAGAAAAAGAGGGTGAGAAGATAGGGTGAGTAGCGCGCATAATCCTTCCCTACGGCCGGTTTAATCACTTCATCCTCTATCATCACCACCGCCATCTCCATCAGTCCGCCAAGCCCTTTCTTCGGTTTCAGCGGATCACGGCTGATGCTGCGTGCAGCAGAGAGGACCAGCAGGATCAGCAGCAGGGAGCTGAAGAGCAGCGAAGCGGCATTCCTGGTAAGAGAGAGGTCGAGTGGACGGGCGATCGTACCACCGGGCAGGGACTCTACGATTTTGCCGGCATACTTTCCTTCACTGGCAATGCTGAATCCGCGATAACTGACCTCACCATGATGCAATCGGGAGGAGAGAAAGAGATGCCACCCACTCTGCCTGCTGTGGAGAATCACCGGTAGGGGAATAGATAGATCCCTCTCACCATTGCCTGTGATATGCCACTCATAGCTGTCCGCCAGATGGTGCAGGATCATCTCCTTCACATTGAGCTCACCACCACCGGCTGCCTCTTCATCTGTCTGCAGGGAGGCAGACACCTGGCTGGGGGACAGCAGGGTGATGAGCATCAATGCTATGAATGTGAGGCGTTGTTTCATAATTCTATCGGCTCCTTAGGCGGTTTGTTGTGTTCTGACTTGTTTTTGATGTACTTCTCCATCCGCAGGTAGATATAGGTCTCCCATACCAGATCTATCAGGTAGATGATGATGAAGACAATTGCGAAGCTGCGTATACCAGCCTGGTGTATGTACCAGTAGATGAGGATGGTGATAAAGGAGACGAACACCTTGATCACTTTCAGCAGCATATAGAGGTTTACCATCTTCGTTGGATGAGTGATGGCTGAATGGCGGAATTGGGTGATGAAGAGAATCCCGAGCAGATAAAAGAAGAGTGGAATGATATAATAACCTTTTACCAGTAGTGTCGGGAAGAAGGCTTCCAGCAACAACCAGATGCCCACACCGGTGACGGCCATCACCACGGTGTGAAATATGAGAAAATTGAAAATCAGCTTTTTCATTTCTTGGCAGTTTCTTTGGTCACTGAGTCAATGCATACTGTAATCCTGTTGTTGATCACCTCAACAAATCCTTCCGCAACATCAATCGACAGCAGATGTCCCTCTGCTGCGAACAGGATGGTTCCCTTCCGGAGTGAGGAGATCAATGGTGCATGGTTCTTCAGCACCTGAAAGGATCCCATGGTGCCGGGGAGCGTGATCGATTGCACATTCTCCCACAGATGGTTTTTCTCGGGTGAGAGTATCTCCAGTGTCATTGGGTTGCTTCGGTTTGTTCCATAAGAGTTTTGCCCTTCTCAATTGCTTCTTCAATGGTACCCACACTCATGAATGCGGTCTCCGGATATTGGTCCATCTCCCCCTCCATGATCATCCTGAAACCACGAATCGTATCAGCGATGGAGACCATCACTCCCGGTTGCCCGGTATATTGTTCCGCCATGAAGAATGGCTGTGAGAGGAACCGCTGCACCTTGCGGGCACGGTTCACTGTGAGACGGTCTTCGTCAGAGAGCTCATCCATACCCAGGATGGAGATGATGTCCTGCAGTTCCTTGTAACGTTGCAGGATCTGCTTCACTTCCATTGCCGTGTTGTAGTGTTCCTCTCCCACAATGGCGGGGTCGAGGATTCGTGAAGAAGACTCGAGTGGATCCACCGCCGGGTAGATTCCAAGGGAGGCAATTTTTCGGCTGAGCACCGTCGAGGCATCAAGATAGCTGAATGTGGTGGCAGGTGCAGGGTCGGTGAGGTCGTCGGCCGGTACGTAGACTGCCTGTACTGATGTGATCGATCCATGTTTGGTGGAGGCAATTCGTTCTTGCAGGGTTCCCATCTCGGAGGCAAGCGTGGGCTGGTAGCCTACTGCCGAAGGCATACGCC
This genomic window from Dysgonomonadaceae bacterium zrk40 contains:
- a CDS encoding sodium:solute symporter translates to MKPIFVLLVIALYFGMLMLISWLTGRKGASNDAFFRANKSSKWYVVAVAMIGTSISGVTFVSVPGMVRNLDMTYMQMVLGFFFGYLVIAYILLPLYYRLNLTTIYGYLEQRYGVRSYKTGAWFFLLSKIVGAAARLYLVAYILQSLVFDAWGVPFVVTVTGIILIIWLYSHKSGIKTIIWTDWLQTLLFITALVLIVWQLSSSMEMNLAEIVTTIRESPHSRIFVFDDWHSTQHFLKQFFSGMFITIVMTGLDQDQMQKNLTIRTLRDAQKNVVSYGLAFAPINFLFLSLGVLLLAYAGQNGIPLPEVSDNILPLIASEHLGPVVLGIFVVGIVAAAFSSADSALTALTTSFCVDILGIKSIAKDIKQEEREVRIRRRVHLGISAVFILIILLIEAIGSDSIINAIYKLASYTYGPLLGLYVAGLYTKVNPADRYVPFVAIAAPLICFLIELAIFQFFAYRVGYELLLMNGMLTALGLWAISQNNKNKLA
- a CDS encoding YihA family ribosome biogenesis GTP-binding protein yields the protein MNIQTAEFIISNTDHHQCPQDGKPEYAFIGRSNVGKSSLINMLTNRKGLAMTSSTPGKTMLINHFLINGEWYLVDLPGYGYARRGKEGREKLRVIIEDYILEREVLSNLFVLVDSRHEPQQIDLEFMEWLGENGIPFAIVFTKADKQGSGKLQMNVNAYKEKMLESWEELPPIFVTSSEKAQGRELLLDYINDINRSLRGKD
- the atpG gene encoding ATP synthase F1 subunit gamma, encoding MALLKEIKSRLQSVRSTKKITTAMMMVSSAKLLKTQQLIATLYPYEQKLNHLLQHLLQEEKEFQSPYTQQRDVKRVAIVVFSSNTGLAGRFNHNIITRLSSVMESYMHLGKENILVYPIGNKVTKSVEKLGMVPAGDYEALAAKPSYKATRLIAMELMQLFITGKIDRVELIYHHFVSKGTQEVRQEIFLPVALPCAGSEGSEQEYIVEPDKISLLEQLLPKVIQMKLYTMHIDSVTSEHAARMTAMQIANDNADNLIDELKLEYNKVRQQSITNELLDIAGGTIR
- a CDS encoding F0F1 ATP synthase subunit alpha, which produces MANNGIKISEVSDILRMQLEGLDTDIKYDETGQVISVSDGVVRIYGLRNAESNELLLFDNGMQAIVMNLEEDNVGAILLGATSDVKEGYIVKRTGHVASIRVGEGMLGRVISPTGKPIDGKGALKGELLEMPLERKAPGVIFRQPVNKPLQTGIKAVDAMIPIGRGQRELIIGDRQTGKSSIAIDTILNQRKNYEEGDPVYCIYVAIGQKGSTVASLVKTLTEHGAMDYTIVIAASGSDTAALRYIAPFAGAAVGEYFRDTGRHALVVFDDLSKQAVAYREVSLILRRPSGREAYPGDIFYLHSRLLERAASIISQQDVVMHMNDLPSCMQERVKGGGSLTALPIIETQAGDVSAYIPTNVISITDGQIFLEADLYNRGVRPAINVGISVSRVGGNAQVKAMKKVAGSLKIDQAQYQELAAFTKFGGDMDAVTMMTIDKGQKNEQLLIQPVHTPMRVEHQIAVLYCGTHGLLKKVPLLEVDRFEKLFLATMELKHRDDVLNRLKEGIMNNEIGKIIEQAASDTIESMQY
- a CDS encoding F0F1 ATP synthase subunit delta, with the translated sequence MNTGLISSRYAKALLEHAIDSGEQVEVYRRMQTLAAMFNQQPTLRRALAGTMNTKKQKMSLLQTACGGGELPPSLQRMLRLILENEREDLIHYFALRYAELHRERFEIQYGRLVTALPIDEETEKRFIERIRQIVGGSLEVEPVVDPSIIGGFILYLDDDRWDASVAGELSRIRNRFRILDAAIETR
- the atpF gene encoding F0F1 ATP synthase subunit B, whose amino-acid sequence is MSLLTPELGLLFWMMISFGIVLLILARYGFPVILKAVEKRKNYIEASLVAAREAQEELGKVVQTGERMLAEARRDQHAILKETTRLKEQLIEEARAAAAAESEKMLALARKKIEAEQEEALRTIRREVSTLSVELAERILREKLGDEQEQMKMIDRLLDEVDISKS
- the atpE gene encoding ATP synthase F0 subunit C, whose protein sequence is MELLSVMLQIQHEALSTLGLAVAIGVAVFAAAFGIGRIGQSALEGIARQPESASDIRTTMIISAALIEGVALFAIVVCGFIL
- the atpB gene encoding F0F1 ATP synthase subunit A; the encoded protein is MKQRLTFIALMLITLLSPSQVSASLQTDEEAAGGGELNVKEMILHHLADSYEWHITGNGERDLSIPLPVILHSRQSGWHLFLSSRLHHGEVSYRGFSIASEGKYAGKIVESLPGGTIARPLDLSLTRNAASLLFSSLLLILLVLSAARSISRDPLKPKKGLGGLMEMAVVMIEDEVIKPAVGKDYARYSPYLLTLFFFILINNLMGLIPLIPGGANVTGNIAVTLVMAVTTFLVVNFTGSKEYYREIFWPDVPVWLKVPFPLMPIIEVVGLFTKPFALMIRLFANIMAGHAIVLGLTSLIFVSVSLGATINASMTAASVLFTVFIDFVELLVAFIQAYVFTLLSAVFIGLARVEPHIVRNGEHSTANHPTHK